From one Phaeodactylum tricornutum CCAP 1055/1 chromosome 16, whole genome shotgun sequence genomic stretch:
- a CDS encoding predicted protein gives MGMFASTTRRHHASLTSVLCLLVLTVPLFAQTTPQRQIVSELSLCVEVAGASQDDGASIFQGDCNDGNKHQVFDFIPAPGTDSGFHRIRASHSNKCLGVADGALAPGAEVVQLSCVDNNPSTLWKQRDGALILQHSGYCLSVDVSSRSTSGAFMVQWFCDSPSVKWQVKSVSEQHDGLQQLSKRGNSVGKSQSGFYLSTGTPHDNQFLTKGIQARMLADVPTASPKLSTEPRIARAIDVSTIVSEGLSGLCVDIIDGSEMDGAQAIQASCNGGASQEYQFLIVGEGQFQVVASHSQKCLGVADFDVTESANIIQLPCTNNTLWYVVGDSAYLQLRVLHSAKCLSIFGASIASGAKLVQKACNEGLDQRWSVADGLFVVETLKPSTSAAPSPSPSVSFEPTRAGAGKGPPAPTIQPIDVPSSMPALRGSRSPSRRPSQAVGVSPGPPLFYLNTGTDQDLEYISGGAVAPGFVPSSSAEPTVAPEPNPWEGEYAMSLVAVAAANLDDGRILAWSAWSRTDYARSVGKTFISIFDPSTNESTEGEITNTNHDMFCPGTATLGDGRIMITGGSSAASVTFFDPSANNWYRGPPMNIPRGYHSMTVLGDGSVFTLGGSWSGGRRGNRGGEVWSPSGGWVLKTNILIPGSSTLLTNDRGGIFRSDNHMWLFTAPNGKVFHAGPSQRMHWIDIAGEGEISDSLLRGNDNDAMNGNAVMFDIGKIFTVGGAPNYEYGDNEGTKLAHVIDINAGEGSETVERVGDMAFARTLANSVGLPSGEVIVVGGQTRVFLFTDREAVFAAEIWSPITGQFTTLAEMKIPRTYHSVAILMKDGRVWAAGGGLCGNCPTNHQDAEILTPPYLLNGDGSLKTRPVIESSPSRIVPGETITVSVDRSGSHNFVLMRISAVTHSVNNDQRRIPLTIVGGDNNSFQLIAPDNYNVTVPGTYFLFAMNADGVPSVGKTIVVDAPDGPVPEPSLIFPIESADFSGLCVNIASNSFENGAQATQWTCNENANQQFEFQFVEGGLYRIVAFHSQKCLTVTQGSISEGENIVQEPCDDVPHQLWTVTGSGSGQELKASHSNKCLSIFESSMATGARLVQLECTEGPAQLWQIDDRLTLSEVEAPSPFRPPSLAPSVSPAPVAALASPSLTPSLFPFSLPSTTPSRSPAFERSPTPSTTPSNSPSLQLSEEPSASPLVAQSRSPSTVPSLSPSSRPESSIRPSEGPSSTPSYGPVSPPSTTPSRSPAREPSRVPSTTPSSSPSALPSTTQITTGVPTTATPGEAWTIQSSAANNNWTAVIYGNGTFVAVAATGIGDRVMTSPYGTTWTIRASAADNDWNGLTYGDGIFVAVASTGLGNRVMTSPDGIAWASRPSAADNNWTAVAYGNGIFVAVAASGIGNRIMTSRDGTTWTLRGNAVDNEWRSVTYAEGTFVAVASTGIGNRVMTSPDGIQWTIQTSAADNWWSAVTYGDGTFVAVAATGTGDRVMTSPDGITWTTQTSAPDIDWRSVTYGDGIFVAVASTSIGNRVMTSPDGITWTTQGSANDNDWHSVTYGNTTFVAVSKTGIGNRVMSSG, from the exons ATGGGAATGTTTGCATCGACCACTCGCAGACATCACGCTTCTCTGACCAGTGTTCTTTGCTTGCTGGTCTTGACAGTTCCTCTTTTTGCGCAGACAACGCCGCAACGTCAAATTGTGTCAGAACTCTCGCTCTGCGTGGAGGTGGCTGGAGCGAGCCAAGACGACGGGGCCTCCATATTTCAAGGGGATTGTAATGACGGAAACAAGCATCAAGTCTTCGACTTCATTCCTGCTCCCGGTACAGACAGCGGTTTTCATCGAATTCGAGCCTCGCACTCCAACAAGTGCCTTGGCGTGGCTGATGGGGCTTTAGCACCTGGAGCTGAGGTAGTGCAACTGTCTTGTGTCGACAACAATCCCAGTACGCTGTGGAAACAACGTGATGGGGCATTGATCTTGCAACACTCTGGTTATTGTTTGAGCGTCGATGTCAGTTCGCGTTCCACATCAGGGGCCTTTATGGTGCAATGGTTTTGCGACAGTCCCAGCGTCAAGTGGCAAGTTAAGAGTGTGTCCGAGCAACATGACGGACTACAGCAACTTTCTAAACGCGGCAATTCTGTGGGAAAGTCTCAATCCGGATTCTATCTCAGTACGGGAACGCCCCACGACAACCAGTTTCTTA CAAAGGGTATACAAGCCCGAATGCTAGCGGATGTACCTACGGCTTCGCCAAAGCTCAGCACCGAGCCCAGGATTGCGCGAGCAATAGATGTCTCCACCATTGTATCAGAGGGATTGAGTGGTCTCTGCGTTGATATAATTGACGGCAGTGAAATGGATGGTGCTCAGGCTATCCAGGCGTCTTGCAACGGAGGTGCCAGTCAGGAATATCAATTCTTGATTGTTGGGGAGGGTCAGTTTCAAGTTGTGGCCTCTCATTCACAAAAGTGTTTGGGTGTCGCCGACTTCGATGTGACTGAGAGCGCCAATATCATTCAACTACCGTGTACAAACAACACCCTTTGGTACGTTGTTGGCGATAGCGCATACCTGCAACTTCGCGTTCTCCACAGTGCCAAATGCTTGAGTATTTTCGGAGCTTCGATTGCTTCGGGTGCGAAGCTTGTTCAGAAAGCCTGCAATGAAGGCCTCGATCAGCGCTGGAGTGTCGCTGACGGCTTGTTTGTAGTGGAGACGCTGAAGCCTTCAACGTCAGCAGCTCCAAGCCCGAGTCCCAGTGTGAGCTTTGAGCCAACGAGAGCGGGAGCGGGAAAGGGCCCCCCTGCTCCGACAATTCAACCAATTGACGTTCCAAGTAGTATGCCTGCCTTACGCGGATCCAGGTCACCCTCGCGGCGACCTTCGCAAGCCGTAGGTGTTTCACCGGGGCCACCGCTGTTCTATCTCAATACTGGAACTGATCAAGACCTTGAATATATCTCTGGTGGTGCCGTTG CTCCTGGCTTTGTACCGAGTTCAAGTGCAGAACCTACCGTAGCTCCGGAGCCAAATCCGTGGGAAGGTGAGTACGCCATGTCTCTGGTAGCTGTAGCTGCTGCAAATCTGGACGACGGAAGAATTCTGGCTTGGTCCGCGTGGAGTAGGACCGACTATGCCCGTAGTGTCGGAAAAACTTTCATTTCCATTTTCGATCCTTCCACCAATGAGAGTACTGAGGGAGAAATCACAAACACGAATCACGATATGTTTTGCCCCGGGACTGCTACGTTAGGCGACGGTCGAATTATGATTACCGGAGGGTCTAGTGCAGCGTCCGTTACATTTTTCGACCCCTCCGCTAATAACTGGTACAGAGGACCACCTATGAATATTCCTCGGGGCTACCATTCGATGACTGTGCTAGGGGATGGATCGGTCTTTACTCTCGGAGGGTCATGGAGTGGTGGACGAAGGGGCAACAGGGGAGGCGAGGTATGGAGTCCAAGCGGTGGGTGGGTTTTGAAGACTAACATTCTCATTCCCGGAAGCTCCACCTTGCTAACAAACGACCGTGGTGGTATCTTTCGGTCGGACAACCACATGTGGCTCTTCACTGCTCCCAACGGTAAAGTATTTCATGCCGGACCGTCGCAAAGAATGCACTGGATCGATATTGCTGGCGAAGGAGAAATATCCGACTCTCTTCTCCGtggcaacgacaacgacgctATGAACGGCAATGCGGTCATGTTTGATATTGGCAAAATTTTCACCGTCGGAGGCGCTCCCAATTATGAGTATGGTGATAACGAAGGAACAAAGCTGGCCCACGTTATTGATATCAACGCTGGAGAAGGGTCTGAGACTGTTGAGAGGGTCGGTGACATGGCCTTCGCAAGGACACTGGCTAATAGCGTGGGTCTTCCCTCGGGAGAGgtgattgttgttggcggtCAAACGCGAGTATTTCTCTTCACAGACAGAGAAGCTGTCTTTGCTGCCGAGATTTGGAGTCCTATCACAGGCCAGTTTACGACTTTGGCGGAAATGAAGATACCGCGAACCTACCACAGTGTAGCAATATTGATGAAAGATGGTCGCGTATGGGCAGCAGGTGGCGGCCTTTGCGGAAATTGTCCTACAAATCATCAAGACGCTGAGATTCTTACACCACCCTACTTGCTCAATGGAGATGGTTCCCTTAAGACCCGGCCTGTCATAGAGTCTTCACCGTCTCGGATAGTCCCCGGTGAGACGATTACTGTATCGGTGGACAGGAGCGGTAGCCACAACTTTGTGCTTATGCGGATTTCCGCTGTTACTCACTCTGTGAACAACGACCAGCGGCGCATACCACTCACGATTGTAGGTGGCGACAATAATTCCTTTCAATTGATTGCTCCGGACAACTACAATGTGACTGTACCTGGAACATACTTCTTGTTCGCCATGAATGCAGATGGTGTTCCAAGTGTTGGAAAGACGATTGTAGTTGACGCACCAGACGGTCCGGTGCCAGAGCCGTCGCTCATCTTTCCTATCGAGTCTGCGGACTTTAGTGGTCTGTGCGTAAATATTGCCAGCAACAGCTTTGAGAATGGGGCCCAAGCTACTCAATGGACGTGCAATGAGAACGCTAACCAGCAATTTGAGTTCCAATTTGTGGAAGGAGGGCTCTACCGTATTGTCGCCTTCCATTCCCAGAAATGCTTGACTGTTACTCAAGGATCGATAAGTGAGGGAGAAAATATTGTACAAGAGCCTTGTGACGACGTTCCTCATCAACTATGGACCGTCACGGGATCTGGGAGTGGCCAGGAACTCAAGGCTTCACATTCCAACAAATGCTTGAGCATTTTTGAATCCTCCATGGCGACTGGCGCGAGGTTGGTTCAATTGGAATGCACTGAGGGACCCGCTCAACTCTGGCAAATAGATGACCGATTGACCTTATCGGAGGTAGAGGCCCCATCCCCCTTTAGGCCACCGAGCTTGGCACCAAGTGTGAGCCCCGCGCCAGTTGCAGCGTTGGCAA GTCCTAGCTTGACTCCTAGTTTATTCCCATTTTCCCTGCCATCGACCACCCCAAGCCGATCACCTGCTTTCGAGCGGAGTCCTACCccatcaacaacaccaagTAACTCTCCGTCGTTGCAGTTGTCAGAAGAGCCGAGCGCCTCTCCCCTTGTCGCGCAAAGTCGTAGTCCGTCTACCGTGCCGTCTTTGTCTCCAAGCTCCAGACCTGAGTCGTCCATAAGGCCAAGCGAAGGACCTAGCTCAACACCTAGTTATGGGCCTGTCTCCCCGCCATCAACCACACCAAGCCGATCGCCTGCTCGAGAGCCGAGTCGCGTTCCGTCGACCACACCGAGTTCATCTCCAAGCGCTCTGCCAAGTACGACCCAAATTACTACTGGTGTCCCAACTACAGCTACTCCGGGAGAAGCATGGACGATACAATCCAGTGCCGCAAATAATAACTGGACTGCGGTGATATATGGCAACGGGACATTTGTCGCAGTTGCGGCAACCGGCATCGGCGACCGGGTCATGACAAGTCCCTATGGTACCACGTGGACGATACGAGCGAGTGCAGCAGATAACGACTGGAACGGTCTGACGTACGGTGATGGGATATTCGTCGCTGTTGCCAGCACGGGTCTTGGCAACCGggtcatgaccagtccaGACGGCATCGCGTGGGCTAGTCGACCGAGTGCTGCGGACAATAACTGGACTGCAGTGGCGTACGGCAATGGAATATTCGTCGCGGTTGCGGCATCTGGTATTGGCAACCGTATCATGACGAGTCGTGACGGCACAACTTGGACACTCAGAGGGAACGCCGTAGACAATGAGTGGCGAAGTGTAACGTATGCCGAGGGGACGTTCGTCGCTGTAGCGAGTACCGGCATTGGGAACCGAGTCATGACGAGTCCCGATGGCATCCAGTGGACGATTCAAACCAGCGCTGCAGACAATTGGTGGTCTGCCGTCACGTACGGCGACGGGAcgtttgttgctgttgcggcAACCGGCACTGGCGACCGGGTCATGACAAGTCCCGACGGGATCACATGGACGACTCAAACAAGCGCCCCAGACATTGATTGGCGCAGCGTGACTTATGGGGATGGGATAttcgttgccgttgcgaGTACCAGTATTGGCAACCGGG
- a CDS encoding predicted protein: DATKAIRRLLSKERNPPVVQVIRSGIISFLVRFLQEDKTDAPRLQFESAWALTNIASTSRTSDVAHSGAIPHLVRIINHADSAELREQAAWCIGNVAGDSIENRDGLLATPMLTNGMLKNISRPANLSLLQNFTWAISNLCRFKPSPDFGAVAPFISALVNILNEVENGVGAESAVDLQTDTLWALSYLS, encoded by the coding sequence GACGCCACCAAAGCAATTCGACGACTATTGTCAAAGGAACGAAACCCACCTGTTGTCCAGGTAATTCGATCGGGAATTATCTCTTTTTTGGTACGATTCTTGCAGGAGGACAAAACTGACGCTCCACGTTTGCAGTTTGAATCGGCATGGGCACTCACGAACATTGCTTCAACAAGTCGGACATCGGATGTGGCCCATAGTGGTGCCATCCCACATTTGGTCCGTATTATCAATCATGCAGACTCAGCGGAGCTTCGTGAGCAAGCTGCTTGGTGCATTGGAAATGTGGCTGGAGACTCCATTGAGAACCGAGATGGTCTCCTTGCCACGCCGATGTTGACCAACGGTATGTTGAAAAATATATCTCGTCCAGCGAACCTCTCGCTACTGCAGAACTTTACCTGGGCAATTTCCAATTTATGTCGATTTAAACCATCTCCCGATTTTGGTGCTGTTGCTCCTTTTATAAGTGCATTGGTAAACATTCTCAATGAAGTTGAGAATGGTGTCGGTGCCGAAAGCGCCGTAGACCTACAGACGGACACACTCTGGGCGCTATCGTACTTATCG
- the GapC2b gene encoding glyceraldehyde-3-phosphate dehydrogenase (cytosolic glyceraldehyde-3-phosphate dehydrogenase, GenBank Accession AF063805, recent duplication of Protein ID 51128, chr_16:704574-705999): MPVSLGINGFGRIGRLVMRAALEHPDATVVAVNDPFLTPEYAAYQFKYDSVHGTYAEDVSFEEGYLVVGDKKIRFFSERNPEEIGWGSVGAEIVCESTGVFTTIDKAQAHINGGAEKVVISAPSADAPMYVMGVNHTTYSGATVFSNASCTTNCLAPLAKVLHEEFGIVEGLMTTIHAGTATQLVVDGPAKGGKDWRAGRSSLANLIPASTGAAKAVGKVIPELNGKLTGMAVRVPTADVSMVDLTIRTEKAVSAAELKAALKKASEGPMKGILGYTEDAVVSQDFVHDPRSSIVDASAGIALNDNFHKVIAWYDNEWGYSNRLVDLAIYTSGK, encoded by the exons ATGCCAGTCTCTCTCGGAATCAACGGATTTGGACGTATCGGACGTCTCGTGATGCGCGCTGCGCTTGAGCACCCCGACGCGACCGTTGTCGCTGTCAACGATCCCTTCTTGACGCCCGAGTACGCGGCTTACCAGTTTAAGTACGACTCCGTGCACGGGACTTACGCCGAGGATGTCTCGTTTGAAGAAGGATACCTTGTAGTGGGAGACAAGAAGATCCGTTTCTTCTCGGAGCGCAACCCTGAAG AAATTGGCTGGGGCTCGGTCGGTGCCGAGATTGTCTGTGAATCAACAGGAGTCTTCACTACCATCGATAAGGCACAAGCGCATATCAACGGCGGTGCAGAAAAGGTTGTCATCTCGGCTCCTTCCGCCGACGCTCCTATGTACGTCATGGGGGTCAACCACACGACCTACAGTGGCGCCACCGTTTTCTCCAACGCATCCTGTACCACCAATTGCCTCGCGCCACTCGCCAAGGTTTTACACGAAGAATTCGGTATTGTTGAGGGTCTCATGACTACCATCCATGCTGGTACTGCTACACaacttgttgttgatggACCAGCAAAAGGAGGCAAGGACTGGCGCGCTGGACgatcttccttggcaaacttGATTCCGGCCTCCACGGGAGCAGCCAAGGCCGTCGGCAAGGTCATTCCGGAGCTGAACGGGAAGCTAACCGGTATGGCTGTTCGAGTCCCCACGGCCGATGTTTCTATGGTCGATCTGACCATTCGCACTGAAAAGGCTGTTTCCGCCGCCGAACTCAAGGCGGCCCTCAAGAAGGCGTCAGAAGGACCGATGAAGGGTATTCTCGGATACACCGAAGACGCCGTTGTGTCCCAAGACTTTGTCCACGATCCCCGCAGCTCTATTGTGGACGCCTCTGCTGGAATTGCCTTGAACGACAACTTCCATAAAGTTATCGCCTGGTATGATAACGAATGGGGTTACTCGAACCGTCTTGTTGACTTGGCTATCTACACGTCGGGAAAATAA
- a CDS encoding predicted protein, with the protein MTAFAGGFGNDTSKRAAKQNKNSRRPKRGLSDLAPPVASTESMSVQLDKWGLPPPTAEDIFPALPPGTELIPARKSSTEHTLTEIRKALKDHFPLTLDRFDDNGVETSTLDGREPMRLRMLHQSPPVIAIDHFLTPDECLNVEHAAMPPSSTPKHTEGEYHNEAVRVNSATFSPLAQSKRTSTSWFCYYSQVPTLLAKAHHVLGILFPQMEEPQIVRYKTGEEFSWHYDEVPTPQLGNGGQRLATLLVYLNTVERGGGTVFRDLRTPDGSLLTMQPVQGSALMFFPAYADGRPDDRTLHKGEMAADEKRIVQMWIHERPYTAAVPMGNSQEAAIEAIVRASRDLCYTP; encoded by the coding sequence ATGACAGCCTTCGCGGGAGGGTTCGGAAACGACACGTCAAAACGCGCAGccaagcaaaacaaaaattccagACGTCCGAAACGAGGATTGAGTGACTTGGCTCCTCCAGTTGCAAGTACCGAATCCATGTCAGTCCAGCTCGATAAATGGGGGCTTCCTCCGCCAACCGCGGAAGACATTTTCCCTGCTTTGCCTCCCGGAACTGAGCTGATACCTGCTAGGAAATCGAGCACAGAACACACTTTGACCGAAATCCGGAAGGCTCTGAAAGATCACTTCCCTCTGACGCTCGATCGTTTTGATGACAACGGGGTAGAAACGAGCACACTCGACGGCCGCGAACCCATGCGATTGCGAATGTTGCATCAGTCACCTCCAGTGATTGCTATTGATCACTTCTTAACCCCCGATGAATGCCTAAACGTTGAGCACGCTGCGATGCCGCCTTCTTCAACGCCAAAACACACAGAAGGGGAATACCACAACGAGGCCGTTCGGGTAAATTCGGCCACTTTTTCGCCTTTGGCTCAGTCTAAACGCACTTCTACGTCCTGGTTTTGCTATTATTCTCAAGTACCAACGTTGCTGGCGAAAGCACATCATGTGTTGGGCATCTTGTTCCCACAAATGGAAGAACCGCAAATTGTTCGGTACAAAACGGGCGAGGAGTTCTCGTGGCACTACGACGAAGTTCCAACTCCACAGCTTGGGAACGGCGGACAGCGACTGGCTACGCTTCTGGTATATCTTAACACAGTTGAAAGAGGCGGTGGTACAGTTTTTAGAGACTTACGGACCCCGGACGGATCTCTTTTGACGATGCAACCAGTACAAGGGTCGGCTCTTATGTTCTTTCCCGCCTATGCCGACGGCCGACCCGACGATCGAACCTTACATAAGGGCGAAATGGCCGCGGATGAGAAAAGAATAGTGCAAATGTGGATCCATGAGCGACCTTACACGGCTGCCGTACCGATGGGGAACTCTCAGGAAGCTGCTATAGAAGCAATTGTACGAGCCAGTCGAGATCTGTGCTACACTCCTTAA